A genomic region of Methanomassiliicoccales archaeon contains the following coding sequences:
- a CDS encoding sugar ABC transporter ATP-binding protein has protein sequence MVTKIANNVLVYMENISKSFGPVRALKGVDFFVKHSEIVGLLGDNGAGKSTLIKILTGVIPPDTGSIYFEGKKINFNSPAEARRMGIETVYQEAGVVELLSVARNFFLGREIVRKLGFLDYRRMYIECEKVLRNIGVQIHSPNMPAGVLSGGERQAINIGRAMYFKAKLLVLDEPTTALSVKETERILDFIQQVRDRTGVSIIFVTHNISHVYRVADRFVILDRGRKIADMFKNEVTEKDIIEYLTEKTLRQ, from the coding sequence ATGGTTACGAAAATAGCTAATAATGTATTGGTTTATATGGAAAATATTAGCAAAAGTTTTGGGCCTGTGAGGGCGTTAAAAGGTGTAGACTTTTTTGTAAAACATTCTGAGATAGTTGGGTTACTGGGAGATAATGGCGCTGGGAAATCTACATTAATTAAGATTCTTACAGGAGTTATTCCCCCTGATACAGGGTCTATTTATTTCGAAGGGAAAAAAATAAACTTTAATTCTCCTGCGGAAGCACGAAGAATGGGCATAGAAACAGTTTATCAAGAGGCAGGTGTAGTAGAGCTGCTAAGTGTTGCGCGCAATTTCTTTCTTGGCAGAGAGATTGTACGGAAGTTAGGTTTTCTGGATTATCGGCGAATGTATATAGAATGTGAAAAAGTTCTTCGTAATATAGGTGTTCAGATACATTCTCCTAACATGCCCGCGGGTGTCCTTTCAGGGGGAGAAAGGCAAGCAATAAATATTGGCCGGGCAATGTACTTTAAAGCAAAATTGTTAGTTTTAGATGAACCTACTACAGCACTTTCTGTTAAAGAAACAGAGCGTATTCTGGATTTTATACAACAAGTTCGCGATCGAACTGGCGTTTCAATTATTTTCGTAACACACAACATAAGTCACGTGTACCGAGTAGCTGATCGTTTTGTAATTTTGGACAGAGGAAGGAAAATCGCCGACATGTTTAAAAACGAGGTAACAGAAAAAGATATTATTGAATATTTAACAGAAAAAACTCTGCGGCAATAA
- a CDS encoding sugar phosphate isomerase/epimerase, whose amino-acid sequence MLHVTLGLNAATIRQADLITGLCAAKEAGFVGYEPWVSDFHTLSKDQRVTIKRLCNYLSLKWLPLMGIQNFFVDNANVIRKSELVFSLAAEMEIPVVTVVPGQFDQSDKFAIDEATKELHKLLDKAKMFGIELFFEMVAFHKRPFNNLKKAIALAERAEIKLVIDTFHLAVSRATPEEIAKLSPELIGLVHLSDAVVKEQIEELADEDRVLPGEGNLKLVEILRALRKTNYQGAVSVEVFHPKYADKDAYTVAKEAYKKAKEVLEAAGW is encoded by the coding sequence ATGTTACACGTAACGCTTGGTTTAAATGCGGCTACAATTCGTCAGGCAGATTTAATAACAGGTCTTTGTGCGGCCAAGGAAGCAGGGTTTGTTGGTTATGAACCTTGGGTTTCTGATTTTCACACTCTTTCCAAAGATCAACGTGTTACAATTAAAAGGTTGTGTAATTACTTGAGTCTTAAATGGCTCCCTTTAATGGGTATTCAAAACTTCTTTGTTGATAATGCTAACGTAATCCGAAAAAGTGAATTAGTATTTTCTCTAGCAGCGGAAATGGAAATTCCTGTTGTAACTGTTGTCCCAGGCCAATTTGACCAGAGCGATAAATTCGCTATAGATGAGGCCACCAAAGAGCTGCACAAACTGTTGGATAAAGCTAAAATGTTTGGAATTGAGTTGTTTTTTGAGATGGTCGCTTTTCATAAAAGGCCATTTAACAATCTTAAAAAAGCTATAGCGCTTGCGGAAAGGGCTGAGATTAAGTTGGTAATCGATACGTTTCACCTTGCTGTAAGCAGAGCGACACCAGAAGAAATTGCAAAGCTTTCACCAGAGTTGATCGGGCTTGTGCATTTATCAGACGCGGTTGTTAAAGAGCAGATCGAAGAATTAGCTGATGAAGATCGAGTGTTGCCTGGGGAAGGAAACCTTAAACTTGTTGAAATTTTGCGAGCGTTGCGAAAGACAAACTATCAAGGAGCTGTTTCAGTGGAGGTTTTTCATCCAAAGTATGCAGATAAAGATGCTTACACAGTGGCCAAGGAGGCGTATAAGAAAGCTAAGGAGGTTCTTGAAGCCGCGGGCTGGTGA
- the iolG gene encoding inositol 2-dehydrogenase — protein sequence MQKLRLGIIGAGTIGRLHAKNISLYIPEAEVLMVADAIEKAAQSCAREFGIPTAVTDYHKVLNNEAIEAILICTPGSTHATIIREAAEKGKHIFCEKPLGLDLKEIDDALAAVEKAGVKLQVGFNRRFDPSIHKAKELIAQGAIGRIYLVRITSRDPDIPSLEYLKTCGGLFFDTTIHDFDMVRYLTGDEVEELYASGSVLIDPELQKVGDIDTAIVMLQFKSSTLGIIENSRRAVYGYDQRLEVFGEKGMISVGNRPRDLVSLSDSNGVHFSPNVFFFPDRYPEAFVAELRAFVKSVKKDTEPPVTGHDGRMAVVMAYAAKRSFEERRPVRLAEITDKKKGGTDESSSASWGK from the coding sequence ATGCAGAAATTGCGATTAGGAATAATTGGAGCGGGAACAATTGGAAGACTTCATGCTAAGAATATTTCCTTGTATATTCCTGAAGCAGAAGTCCTTATGGTAGCAGATGCTATAGAAAAGGCCGCTCAATCTTGTGCGCGCGAATTCGGTATTCCTACAGCTGTTACAGACTACCACAAGGTACTGAATAATGAGGCAATTGAAGCTATTCTCATCTGTACACCTGGTTCCACACACGCTACAATTATTCGAGAGGCAGCCGAGAAAGGAAAGCATATTTTTTGCGAAAAGCCTTTAGGGTTGGACCTGAAAGAGATTGATGATGCTCTCGCTGCTGTAGAAAAGGCAGGAGTGAAACTACAAGTTGGTTTTAACCGCCGTTTTGATCCAAGTATTCACAAAGCTAAAGAGCTTATTGCTCAAGGAGCAATTGGTAGGATTTATCTTGTTCGCATTACGAGCCGTGATCCTGACATTCCTTCCTTAGAATATCTCAAAACATGTGGCGGGTTATTTTTTGACACGACAATTCACGATTTTGACATGGTCCGTTATCTCACAGGCGACGAAGTAGAAGAGCTTTACGCGTCTGGATCAGTACTTATAGATCCCGAGCTCCAAAAGGTTGGTGATATCGATACTGCTATTGTTATGTTACAGTTTAAGAGCTCAACGTTAGGAATTATTGAAAACTCTCGCCGCGCTGTTTATGGGTATGATCAACGATTAGAAGTGTTTGGGGAAAAAGGGATGATTAGTGTGGGTAATCGGCCAAGAGATTTAGTATCTTTGAGTGACAGCAATGGCGTACATTTTTCCCCTAATGTCTTTTTCTTTCCAGATCGCTACCCTGAAGCCTTTGTTGCAGAGTTAAGAGCATTTGTAAAAAGCGTTAAAAAAGACACAGAGCCGCCGGTGACAGGCCATGATGGGCGTATGGCAGTAGTTATGGCTTATGCAGCTAAACGCTCGTTTGAGGAGCGCCGCCCTGTACGTCTGGCGGAGATTACCGATAAAAAGAAAGGAGGTACAGATGAAAGCAGTAGTGCTTCGTGGGGTAAATGA
- a CDS encoding alcohol dehydrogenase catalytic domain-containing protein → MKAVVLRGVNDLRLEELPDPEPTDKEVLIRIRAVGICGTDVDMWEGTNKEGTFPFIPGHEWVGDVIKVGRKIKSLSVGDRVVGECFLPCHICPNCKDGMSPAMCINPKYYGFAWETPGGMAEYHVSEEERLHKIPDTLTYEEAALVEPISVAYHGIWGVGGGVAPHDRVVIFGCGPIGLCALLICKVAGAFTVAVEPQPFRRKLAKDLGADVVVDPSEEKFVMEIMDCTKNRGATLVLECSGSDVALAASVEVVAKEGRIVLIGHSVGRKVPIEIGKSIWQGAKIFGSCDSPFFIPKTLDFMARKLADFTKIITYRFPLAQALTAFETARDNPEAVKILLIP, encoded by the coding sequence ATGAAAGCAGTAGTGCTTCGTGGGGTAAATGACCTTCGGCTAGAAGAGCTTCCTGATCCCGAACCCACGGACAAAGAGGTGCTTATTCGGATACGAGCTGTTGGTATTTGTGGCACAGATGTAGATATGTGGGAAGGCACAAATAAGGAAGGAACCTTTCCATTTATCCCCGGTCATGAATGGGTAGGTGACGTAATCAAAGTTGGTCGCAAGATTAAGAGTCTATCTGTAGGAGACCGAGTTGTTGGCGAATGTTTCCTTCCATGCCACATCTGTCCTAATTGTAAAGATGGCATGTCTCCAGCAATGTGTATAAATCCTAAATATTATGGCTTTGCGTGGGAGACGCCAGGAGGAATGGCCGAGTATCATGTGTCTGAGGAGGAGCGTTTACATAAAATTCCTGATACCCTTACATATGAAGAGGCAGCGCTCGTTGAACCGATTTCCGTCGCCTACCACGGAATTTGGGGAGTAGGTGGGGGGGTTGCTCCTCATGATCGTGTAGTGATCTTTGGTTGTGGACCGATTGGGCTTTGTGCTTTGTTAATTTGCAAAGTAGCAGGGGCGTTCACGGTAGCGGTAGAACCGCAACCATTTCGGAGGAAGCTAGCCAAGGATCTTGGAGCTGATGTAGTGGTCGATCCATCTGAGGAGAAGTTTGTTATGGAGATCATGGATTGCACAAAAAATCGCGGGGCAACCTTGGTGCTTGAATGTTCTGGTAGTGATGTTGCTTTAGCAGCTAGCGTCGAGGTCGTTGCAAAAGAAGGCCGCATTGTTTTAATTGGGCACAGCGTTGGGCGCAAAGTGCCTATCGAGATTGGAAAGTCGATTTGGCAGGGGGCTAAGATTTTTGGTTCATGTGATAGTCCTTTCTTTATTCCCAAGACTTTAGACTTTATGGCACGAAAGCTAGCTGATTTTACAAAAATTATAACTTATAGATTTCCATTAGCACAAGCGCTCACGGCATTTGAAACGGCGCGGGATAATCCTGAAGCTGTTAAAATTTTACTTATTCCATGA